A part of Agromyces protaetiae genomic DNA contains:
- a CDS encoding cold-shock protein, which translates to MANGTVKWFNAEKGYGFITVDGGGQDVFVHYSAIDMAGYKVLEEGQQVVFEVGTGSKGPQAESVRPA; encoded by the coding sequence ATGGCGAACGGAACCGTCAAGTGGTTCAACGCTGAAAAGGGTTACGGGTTCATCACCGTCGACGGCGGGGGTCAGGACGTGTTCGTCCACTACTCCGCGATCGACATGGCCGGCTACAAGGTGCTCGAAGAGGGCCAGCAGGTCGTCTTCGAGGTCGGCACCGGCTCGAAGGGGCCGCAGGCCGAATCGGTCCGCCCCGCCTGA
- a CDS encoding DUF3048 domain-containing protein: protein MAGHAARAVGRTAAFAVLGITALLLAGCTTDGPPRPTETPEPTEPTRAVPAAVAAPAPIAFAPIRGTLVEPGAAAHPSLGVKIDNHVDARPQVALNRADVVFEELVEGGITRYLSIWQSDVPDEIGPVRSIRPMDPDIITPFGGLIAYSGGQEQFVDMMMSTPLPNLVFDYDDTGLFYRADERPGPHDVILKAAEAVARYPELPPPPVLGAYGAADPLAAPRFAAQPTSRIDAVFSDARFPSWEWDGANGVWLRSQEGDPDFEASGDRVRATNVVTIRLSIDWSYGEVPRTVLDGGGEAWVSVGGRTAHGAWSKAGRESMLALTADDGSPLPLAPGTTWFELVPLEDGSVAFAP, encoded by the coding sequence ATGGCGGGGCATGCGGCTCGGGCCGTCGGGCGGACTGCGGCCTTCGCCGTGCTCGGGATCACGGCGCTCCTGCTCGCGGGGTGCACAACGGACGGGCCGCCGAGGCCGACCGAGACGCCCGAACCCACCGAGCCCACGCGTGCCGTGCCGGCAGCGGTCGCCGCGCCCGCTCCGATCGCCTTCGCGCCCATCCGGGGCACGCTCGTCGAGCCGGGGGCCGCGGCGCATCCCTCGCTCGGCGTCAAGATCGACAACCACGTCGACGCGCGCCCGCAGGTCGCCCTCAACCGTGCCGATGTCGTCTTCGAAGAACTGGTCGAGGGCGGCATCACGAGGTACCTCTCGATCTGGCAGTCGGATGTCCCCGACGAGATCGGCCCCGTTCGGTCGATCCGGCCGATGGACCCCGACATCATCACGCCGTTCGGCGGGCTCATCGCCTATTCGGGCGGGCAGGAGCAGTTCGTCGACATGATGATGTCGACTCCGCTGCCGAACCTCGTCTTCGACTACGACGACACCGGACTCTTCTACCGGGCCGACGAGCGGCCGGGGCCGCACGACGTCATCCTCAAGGCGGCCGAGGCGGTCGCCCGCTACCCCGAACTGCCGCCTCCGCCCGTGCTCGGCGCCTACGGCGCCGCCGATCCGCTCGCGGCGCCCCGCTTCGCCGCACAGCCGACGTCGCGCATCGACGCGGTCTTCTCCGACGCCCGCTTCCCGTCGTGGGAGTGGGACGGGGCGAACGGCGTCTGGCTCCGCTCTCAAGAGGGCGATCCCGACTTCGAGGCGTCGGGCGACCGGGTGCGCGCGACGAACGTCGTGACCATCCGCCTCTCGATCGACTGGAGCTACGGCGAGGTTCCCCGCACCGTCCTCGACGGCGGAGGCGAGGCGTGGGTGTCGGTCGGCGGGCGAACGGCGCACGGCGCGTGGTCGAAGGCCGGGCGCGAGTCGATGCTCGCGCTGACCGCCGACGACGGTTCGCCGCTGCCGCTCGCGCCCGGAACGACGTGGTTCGAGCTCGTGCCCCTTGAGGACGGATCGGTCGCGTTCGCGCCCTGA
- a CDS encoding WXG100 family type VII secretion target, which produces MSAYNVDAEQVHAATLSTQHTITRIQTDVQTLLSQLTGLQSTWSGQASLAFQSAVTDWRATQLQVEQSLAGLNRALSTAGTQYAETEAANARLFLR; this is translated from the coding sequence ATGTCCGCCTACAACGTCGACGCCGAACAGGTCCACGCCGCCACCCTGTCCACCCAGCACACGATCACACGGATCCAGACCGACGTGCAGACGCTGCTCTCCCAGCTCACGGGCCTGCAGTCGACGTGGTCGGGTCAGGCGTCGCTCGCGTTCCAGTCGGCCGTGACCGACTGGCGCGCCACGCAGCTCCAGGTCGAGCAGAGCCTCGCGGGCCTGAACCGCGCGCTGTCGACCGCCGGCACCCAGTACGCCGAGACCGAGGCTGCGAACGCGCGGCTGTTCCTCCGCTGA
- a CDS encoding sensor histidine kinase, whose protein sequence is MNQSLFERWNRISLRTKITGVTVLMLTLGLLVSGIGTAAMLRGFAEDQVESKLLALATSEKLGEYWDSSRDVFIAVYSPDGQYQSDNWSDRPAGDRPRIPRTLTQVEVLAQNEAGYVVQTLDDIDGHAVFRAVMTLQSIDDHGTNAAVLIAISTRDNEQLLAAYLTIFLGFGLGVILVGALLTRMLVTSTFTPLREVEATAAAIADGDFSQRLTAATPNTEVGRLTRSLNTMLNRIDRAFRDRARTIDQMRRFVGDASHELRTPLVSVRGYAELYRMGALQTPQEVAQAMDRIEKEAIRMGGLVEDLLALARLDEAKPLELAEVDLVPLARDAALDQMAAQPLRKITVIAPEDRPADASGTAPVLHVELEPSAAKGVRGSTIAFAGATLARLRGRRVRGRTGDPILATQPIAKVELDAAGLAVGPSAPSSAPAASAAAAGAVAASAAAKPEPTKVPTRTVRRAVVLAEENKIRQVITNLMGNAVRFTADDSPLEIQVSVDDEAEQATIAVVDHGEGIPPQIREKIFQRFWRADTSRARETGGSGLGLAIVSSIVAAHNGSVDVVETPGGGATFRVTLPLAGSAAAPQSVTAG, encoded by the coding sequence ATGAATCAGTCCTTGTTCGAGCGGTGGAACCGCATCTCGCTCCGCACGAAGATCACCGGCGTGACCGTGCTCATGCTGACGCTGGGCCTGCTCGTGTCGGGCATCGGCACGGCCGCGATGCTGCGCGGGTTCGCTGAAGACCAGGTCGAGTCGAAGCTCCTGGCGCTCGCGACCTCCGAGAAGCTCGGCGAGTACTGGGACTCCTCGCGCGACGTGTTCATCGCCGTGTACTCGCCCGACGGGCAGTACCAGTCCGACAACTGGTCCGACCGGCCGGCCGGCGACCGCCCGCGCATCCCGCGGACGCTCACCCAGGTCGAGGTGCTCGCGCAGAACGAGGCCGGCTACGTCGTCCAGACCCTCGACGACATCGACGGGCACGCCGTGTTCCGCGCCGTCATGACGCTGCAGTCGATCGACGACCACGGCACGAACGCGGCCGTCCTCATCGCGATCTCGACGCGCGACAACGAGCAGCTGCTCGCGGCATACCTCACGATCTTCCTCGGCTTCGGGCTCGGCGTCATCCTCGTCGGGGCGCTCCTCACGCGCATGCTCGTGACGTCGACGTTCACGCCGCTCCGCGAGGTCGAGGCGACCGCAGCGGCGATCGCCGACGGCGACTTCAGCCAGCGCCTCACGGCCGCGACGCCCAATACCGAGGTCGGCAGGCTCACGAGGTCGCTCAACACGATGCTCAACCGCATCGACCGGGCGTTCCGCGACCGCGCGCGCACGATCGACCAGATGCGCCGGTTCGTGGGCGACGCGTCGCACGAGCTCCGCACGCCGCTCGTGTCGGTGCGCGGCTACGCCGAGCTCTACCGCATGGGTGCCTTGCAGACCCCGCAAGAGGTCGCGCAGGCGATGGACCGCATCGAGAAGGAGGCGATCCGCATGGGCGGGCTCGTCGAAGACCTTCTCGCGCTCGCCCGCCTCGACGAGGCCAAGCCCCTCGAACTCGCCGAGGTCGACCTCGTCCCGCTCGCGCGCGACGCGGCCCTCGACCAGATGGCCGCGCAGCCGCTCCGCAAGATCACGGTCATCGCGCCCGAAGATCGGCCGGCGGATGCCTCGGGCACGGCGCCCGTCCTCCACGTCGAGCTCGAACCGTCCGCGGCGAAGGGCGTCCGCGGGTCGACGATCGCGTTCGCCGGCGCCACGCTCGCGCGGCTCCGCGGACGACGCGTGCGCGGCCGTACGGGCGACCCCATCCTCGCGACGCAGCCGATCGCGAAGGTCGAGCTCGACGCGGCCGGCCTCGCCGTCGGGCCGTCGGCGCCTTCGTCGGCTCCCGCGGCGAGCGCCGCCGCCGCCGGTGCCGTCGCGGCGAGCGCCGCCGCGAAGCCCGAGCCGACGAAGGTGCCCACCCGCACCGTGCGCCGCGCCGTCGTGCTCGCCGAAGAGAACAAGATCCGCCAGGTCATCACGAACCTCATGGGCAACGCCGTGCGGTTCACGGCCGACGACAGCCCCCTCGAGATCCAGGTGTCGGTCGACGACGAGGCCGAGCAGGCGACGATCGCGGTCGTCGACCACGGCGAGGGCATCCCGCCCCAGATCCGCGAGAAGATCTTCCAGCGGTTCTGGCGCGCCGACACCTCCCGCGCCCGCGAGACGGGCGGTTCGGGCCTCGGGCTCGCGATCGTGTCGTCGATCGTCGCAGCGCACAACGGCTCCGTCGACGTCGTCGAGACGCCCGGCGGCGGCGCGACGTTCCGGGTGACGCTCCCGCTCGCGGGGTCGGCGGCTGCGCCGCAGTCCGTCACGGCGGGCTGA
- a CDS encoding response regulator transcription factor, whose translation MSDGPRILIVDDEPNIRDLLTTSLRFAGFAVRAVGNGAQTISAVLEEEPDLIILDVMLPDMNGFSVTKRLRTAGYTAPILFLTAKDDTEDKITGLTVGGDDYVTKPFSLDEIVARIKAILRRTMHAEEDAVIRTGELTMDQDTHEVFVGDVAVELSPTEFKLLRYLMLNPNRVLSKAQILDHVWEYDFNGDAGIVESYISYLRRKLDQHSAEPLIQTKRGFGYMLKSSKP comes from the coding sequence ATGAGTGACGGACCTCGCATTCTCATCGTCGACGACGAACCGAACATCCGCGACCTGCTCACCACGAGCCTCAGATTCGCGGGCTTCGCCGTCCGGGCCGTCGGCAACGGCGCGCAGACCATCTCGGCCGTGCTCGAAGAAGAGCCCGACCTCATCATCCTCGACGTCATGCTCCCCGACATGAACGGGTTCAGCGTGACCAAGCGGCTCCGCACGGCCGGCTACACGGCGCCCATCCTCTTCCTCACGGCCAAAGACGACACCGAAGACAAGATCACGGGCCTCACCGTCGGCGGCGACGACTACGTCACGAAGCCGTTCAGCCTCGACGAGATCGTCGCGCGCATCAAGGCGATCCTGCGCCGCACGATGCACGCCGAGGAAGACGCCGTCATCCGCACGGGCGAGCTTACGATGGACCAGGACACGCACGAGGTGTTCGTCGGCGACGTCGCCGTCGAGCTCTCCCCGACCGAGTTCAAGCTGCTCCGCTACCTCATGCTGAACCCCAACCGGGTGCTCTCGAAGGCGCAGATCCTCGACCACGTGTGGGAGTACGACTTCAACGGCGACGCGGGCATCGTCGAGAGCTACATCTCGTACCTCCGCCGCAAGCTCGACCAGCATTCGGCCGAACCGCTCATCCAGACCAAGCGCGGCTTCGGGTACATGCTGAAGTCCTCGAAGCCCTGA
- a CDS encoding NAD(P)/FAD-dependent oxidoreductase produces the protein MSSRERIIVVGGGLAAARAVESARASGYDGALVVVTDEPRLPYERPPLSKGYLLGKDPSSSAYPLDAAWYRTNDVEVRRSTTAEALDVSKRTLLAGGEPLGYDRLLIATGASPRRFGGPGAGLRGVRHLRRLPDATALKRELGGGGSRVVVAGGGWIGLEVAAAAREYGNDVTVVIRGQVPLAGAIGEKIGRVFLEMHKEHGVRFVTGASVTAVRGRGGRVASVVLDTRNEPADELPADLVLFGIGATPNVGLAASAGLELAEGGIATDAGFATSADGVYAAGDVAAVWNDRLGHHLRVDHWANADAGGRAAGRALAGESVHYDEIPYFYTDQYDLGMEYSGYGELAAADGVDVVVRGDLAKREFVAFWVADGAVVAGMNVNVWDVNDDVQRLIRSGAVVPPQKLADLDIPLAALAGAGE, from the coding sequence ATGTCGTCCCGTGAACGGATCATCGTCGTCGGCGGGGGCCTCGCGGCCGCCCGCGCGGTCGAGTCGGCCAGGGCCTCGGGGTACGACGGCGCGCTCGTCGTCGTGACCGACGAGCCGCGTCTGCCCTACGAGCGGCCGCCGCTCTCCAAGGGGTATCTGCTCGGGAAGGATCCGTCGTCGTCGGCGTATCCGCTCGACGCCGCCTGGTATCGCACGAACGACGTCGAGGTGCGGCGGAGCACGACGGCCGAGGCGCTGGATGTCTCGAAGCGCACGCTCCTCGCGGGCGGCGAGCCGCTCGGCTACGACCGGCTCCTGATCGCGACGGGCGCCTCGCCGCGCCGGTTCGGCGGCCCGGGCGCGGGGCTCCGTGGTGTGCGGCACCTGCGGAGACTTCCCGACGCGACCGCGTTGAAGCGCGAGCTCGGCGGCGGCGGCAGCCGCGTCGTCGTCGCGGGCGGCGGCTGGATCGGGCTCGAGGTCGCCGCCGCGGCACGCGAGTACGGCAACGACGTGACCGTCGTCATCCGCGGGCAGGTGCCGCTCGCGGGTGCGATCGGCGAGAAGATCGGGCGCGTGTTCCTCGAGATGCACAAGGAGCACGGGGTGCGGTTCGTCACGGGCGCGAGCGTCACCGCCGTGCGCGGACGGGGCGGGCGCGTGGCATCCGTCGTCCTCGATACCCGAAACGAGCCCGCCGACGAACTGCCCGCCGACCTCGTGCTGTTCGGCATCGGCGCGACGCCGAACGTCGGGCTCGCGGCATCCGCGGGTCTCGAACTCGCGGAAGGCGGCATCGCGACCGACGCGGGCTTCGCGACGAGCGCCGACGGCGTCTACGCGGCGGGCGACGTCGCCGCGGTCTGGAACGACCGGCTGGGGCACCATCTGCGCGTCGACCACTGGGCGAACGCCGACGCGGGCGGGCGCGCCGCCGGGCGCGCGCTCGCCGGCGAGTCGGTGCACTACGACGAGATCCCCTACTTCTACACCGACCAGTACGACCTCGGCATGGAGTACTCGGGCTACGGCGAACTCGCGGCCGCCGACGGCGTCGACGTCGTCGTGCGCGGCGACCTCGCCAAGCGCGAATTCGTCGCGTTCTGGGTCGCCGACGGCGCCGTCGTCGCGGGCATGAACGTCAACGTGTGGGACGTCAACGACGACGTGCAGCGGCTCATCCGCTCGGGCGCCGTCGTGCCGCCGCAGAAGCTCGCCGACCTCGACATCCCGCTCGCCGCGCTCGCGGGAGCGGGCGAGTGA
- the folP gene encoding dihydropteroate synthase: protein MAIVNRTPDSFYDRGRTDSTALAVEAGLRAIAEGADWVDVGGAKFAPGPPVPVDEEIARVVPVVEGLASAGAVISVDTFHGEVARAAIAAGAHVVNDTTGFSDPAMAGVVAETGATVVVTHSLARPRTVYPRPHYDDVVAEVAAYLRERVALAEGAGVASDRLVVDPGHDLNKNTRHSLELTRRLAEITSLGYPTLVALSNKDFIGESLGQRERTKRVEGSLAAAVACIQRGARIVRVHNVRETVDAVRMVEAIEGWREPVFLEHNQGDVNP, encoded by the coding sequence ATGGCGATCGTCAACCGCACCCCCGACTCGTTCTATGACCGGGGCCGCACCGACTCGACCGCGCTCGCCGTCGAGGCCGGCCTGCGAGCGATCGCCGAGGGCGCCGACTGGGTAGACGTCGGCGGCGCGAAGTTCGCGCCCGGCCCGCCGGTCCCGGTCGACGAGGAGATCGCCCGCGTCGTGCCCGTCGTCGAAGGGCTCGCGAGCGCAGGCGCCGTCATCTCGGTCGACACGTTCCATGGAGAGGTCGCCCGCGCCGCGATCGCCGCAGGCGCCCACGTCGTGAACGACACGACGGGGTTCTCCGACCCTGCCATGGCCGGCGTCGTCGCCGAGACCGGCGCGACCGTCGTCGTCACCCACAGCCTCGCGCGGCCGCGGACCGTCTACCCGCGCCCGCACTACGACGACGTCGTCGCCGAGGTCGCCGCGTACCTCCGCGAGCGCGTGGCGCTCGCCGAGGGCGCGGGCGTGGCATCCGACCGCCTCGTCGTCGATCCCGGCCACGACCTCAACAAGAACACCCGGCACTCGCTCGAGCTCACGCGCCGCCTCGCCGAAATCACGTCGCTCGGCTACCCGACCCTCGTCGCCCTCTCGAACAAGGACTTCATCGGCGAGAGCCTCGGGCAGCGCGAACGCACGAAACGCGTCGAAGGCTCGCTCGCCGCGGCCGTCGCGTGCATCCAGCGCGGCGCGCGCATCGTACGCGTGCACAACGTGCGCGAGACGGTCGACGCCGTGCGCATGGTCGAAGCGATCGAGGGATGGCGCGAGCCCGTGTTCTTGGAGCACAACCAGGGGGACGTGAACCCGTGA